CGGTGGCTGGCGTTCGCTGGCGGGGCAAACGCTGAGTGTCGTCAGCGTCTGTCACAACGACGAACACCGACGACTTGGCGAAGCCTACGATGCGCTCGCCCGCGACGAGCGAGAGTTGACGTCCAACTGACGCTGACGCGCTAGAGGGGACGCGCAACTCTCAGGCCTCGCCGCTCTTTCGTTGCGCGGTCAGATCACCGATGGGCGGTAGACTGTGCATGGCGGGTGACGCCGTCGGCTCGGGTCGATGGCCCCGCAGGGCGGCGCTCGGCTCCCGGCGCTACCGAGGGACGTCGATCCAGATCGGGCTCGACCACGCCATCTCGGCGGTGGAGTGCGAGTACAATCGGCCTGGGTATTCCTCGACCTGCCTCACGCGCAGGTAGTACATCGCCGGTCCGACGACGGTCGTGTCCACGAGGTCGAAGGCGAACGTCTCCCGATCCGGAGTGGCGCTGAAAACCGTCGCGTAGCGCCCCGCGTTGAGACGCACGACCTCCACCAACGCCAGTCGATTCGTCCCTGCGATGCGTCCGGTGAGCCGCGGCGGCGTTGTGGACTGATACTCGCTGCCCATCACGTGTCCGTCGCTCGCGAAGTCCAGATAGATCTGCGTGCCGGTGGTCGCGTAGGTCGCGCGGCCGGTCAGGCTCTGCCAGAGATGCTCACGATCGTTGGAGCGGGCCAGGACGCCGGCGAGTCCGCCCGAGTGGCGCACGTAGACGGACGAGTTGTTTGCACCGGGATGCCCGAGGTGATTGTCGCTCGCGGCGATCACGCCAAGCCGGAGGCCACGCGTCCACGCGTACTGGTATGACCAGCGATTCGCGGCGTCCAACTCGAACAGCTGCGGCTCGTCGTCGGGCTGCACGAGATGACGGCTGTTCCAGAGCGAGTACATCTCGCCGATGCGACGGAAGGCGCGCCCGGCCGAGTCCTGCCAGATGTTGTGATTGCCGAATGGCCAGGAGACGTGCGGAATCGCGAGGACGGGAACGTCCTGCAGCTCCAGTGCGCGCGCCAGCGACGGAAAGTCGGGGAGGCTGTCATGCCCGATCGGTTGCCCCGCTCGGCTCTTGTACATCACGACGTAGTGATTCAGGTCGGGCGTCCATTCGAAGCCGTAGAACGTCGTGAATCGACCGGGAACGTTGAACGCATCGGACACATCCTGCGATGCGCTCCAGGCGGCAGGCGTGAGGAGCGGCGCCGAGTGCTCCGCCGTGCTGGCGAAGTCGAGATGCATGACGTCGCGGGCGTACGTGTACGCGTCCGCTGCGCGCGTGAAGTTCGCGCGATGGTCGCCGGCGAGGTTCAACGCCTTGAAGGTGCCCGTGCCCGTCGTGTTGACGTCGGTGCCCGTGGCGTTCGTGAAGAAGCCCTGGCTCTGCGCCCCCGTGCCCGAGTGAAAGTGCGTGTCGCCGAAGAGGTGCAGCATGGCCGGCGCGCTGTCGCCGACCATCGCGTACTTGAACGCGGTCGCGATCGTGCTGCTCGGCGTCGCCATCACTTTCTGGAAGCCGCGAGTGCGAAAGACCGCATCGGGAATGACGACACGCCCGCGATCGGCGGCGCGAAAGGTGACCGCTGGCGGTATCGCGGCCGCCGAGTCCGTCGATTGCAGCTGCAGCGTGCCCGCGAAGTCCGTGGCGAGGTTACCGTATCGGTCGAGCGCGACGACCGTCAGGGCAAACGGGGCGTCGCGTACGATGTCCGACGGATAGCTGACCGAGACCAGTTCGGCGCGCGCGGGGCGCACCGTGATACGGGGGACGCGTGCCGGCGTCGCCCATGGCTGACTGGCACTGGCGCGCGACTGATAGCGCGCATCGATCTCGCCCGCGATCCCCTGCACCTGCCCCTGATAGCGGATCGACACCGTGGTGCCGGCGGGGATCGCCTCCTCGAAATGCGCCTCGATGATCCCGCGCAGCAGCCCGGCGACCTGCACGCGGATGCGTGCCCTATTCGACGCGGTAGCGGAGACGTAGCCCGGCGCCGTCGCGCTCGCCGTCTGCGGTGCGCTCCAGAGCAGCGTCTCGGTCTCGGCGTACGCGACCGGGATCTCGATGCGAACGCCGCCGCCACGGGCAAAGCCGCGCGCGCCCGCCGTGAAGGTGTAGTGGATGGTGTAGTAGCCGCCCGCATCCACCACGCTCGGCGTCGCGGAGAAGGACGCCACCTGCGCGTGCGCGTGGGAGACAGCCACGGCAGTGAAGAGGCCAGCGAGAATCAGCCGAGAGTGCATGGCGGTGGCGCGGGGGCTGTGGCTCGGGAGCGTGCGAGGCGATGGGCGGCGCGGGTGGAAGGTAGTGCGTTCTGTCACGCCGAGCGCGTCCCACCGAGTGCCGCGCGCTTGCCATCCTACTCGCCAATCGGCGCGCCTGGATCCATGGGCTCGAACAGTGGTTGTATGGCGAGCAGCGCGGCAGTAGAAACGCCCCAGATGGCAACGGACGGCGGAGCCCAACGCGCGCGCTTCACCAGGCCAATGGCCGCTACCACCGCCGATATGCCGATCACCAGCTGCAGCGCCCCGAAGAGCAGCGAGCCGGGTTCCGTGTCGCGGAACTCACCCAGCGCCAGACGAAAGGCACTCTTGCTCAGAAGCAGGAGCGCGGCGGCGAATACGCAGGCGCCAACTGATCGAAGCACCGCTCGTCTCCAATGGCGACAGGGGTATGGTGTTCATACGCGCTGTCGCGGTCACGGTTTCTTGGTGCGCGTCAAGCCGATGGCAATGCGCGGCTTGTACATGAGGGACACCGTGCGTCGGCCGTTGGTTGGCTGGTGCCGGCTCGGTGCTTTCCTTCGCGAGGCAGGCAGAAGCCCTTGTGAACGTTGCGGCGCGGAGACGGCGTCGGTGCTAGGAAGCGCGATGCGACTGGGGTTCGTAGAGGCTGCGGGGTCTGCGCGCCCGTTCGTGCCTCGGACAGTTGCCTAACGTAAGGTGGAGCTGCGAGCGCGCTCCAACCAAAGCGGCGAAGCCGCAACCTTAGAGCGCTCGTCTGCTCCAATCGCAGTTATACACCCGGTTGGTCGCGCGGGGCGTCTCCGCGATCGTCATCGGCCACGAGTTCCGCAAAGCGTACGAGGAGCGCGCGCTCAGCCGGGCCCGCCGCGGAAGACGGATGGAGCTCCAAGCAACCGAGTTCGCGGCGCACTTGTGCGAGGACTTGGGCGGCAGACTCCAAGTCGCGTTGCCCCCTACTGAATGCGAGAATCGTCGAGCGTACTCGTGGATCCAGCATGGAGCCCTATGCGTGAATAACGTGAATTCTGCGGCGCTTGATAGTCAGACCCGCCACCGCAGCGCCGACGCTATCTGACGGCACCAATCACGATACAACAAGCGAAGAGTAGGCGCTACAAGCGCGAAAGGGCTGCGCGCCATAGGGTTGCGCTCGACCACGATCGCGCCGCCATAGCCGATGGTGCGGCGAGGCGGCTGCGTAGTCACACAGGATGGCGGAATCCCCCCTGCACCGCGCTGCGTACCACGCAGCTGCAATCACCGACCGCCGCTACAGGTCCGTCCGCAACTTCCAGATCTCCGGAAAGAGCACCGTATCCAGCATCTTCCGCAGGTACCCCACCCCGCTCGTCCCGCCGGTTCCGCGCTTGAAGCCGATGACGCGCTCCACCGTCGTCACATGCCGGAATCGCCACAGCCGGAACGCATCCTCGAGGTCGGTCAGCTCCTCGCCTAACTGGTACAGATCCCAATGCTGCTTGGGGTCGCGATAGACCACGAGCCACGCCTGCTCCACCTCGTCGCTCGACTGGTAACGCTTGGTCCAGTCGCGCTCCGTGTGACTGGCCGGCACGGGGATCCCGCGCCGCGCCAGCAGCCGCAACGACTCGTCGTACAGCGACGGCGCGCGCCACGCCGCCTCAACCTTCGCGAGGAGGTCAGCGCGATGCGCGTGCGGGCGCAGCATCGCCGCGTTCTTGTTCCCCATCATGAACTCGATGCAGCGATACTGCCAACTCTGGAAGCCGCTCGAATTCGACAGATACGGACGAATCGCCGAGTACTCCGGCGGCGTCATCGTCGCCAGCACGTCCCACGCGTGCACCAGCTGCTCCATAATCTTGCTCACCCGCGCCAGCATCTTGAACGCGCTCCCGAGGTCGTCGCTCGCAATGCAGCGCACGGCCGCCGAGAGCTCGTGCAACATCAGCTTCATCCACAGCTCGCTGGTCTGGTGCTGGATGA
This genomic interval from Gemmatimonadota bacterium contains the following:
- a CDS encoding DUF3604 domain-containing protein → MAVSHAHAQVASFSATPSVVDAGGYYTIHYTFTAGARGFARGGGVRIEIPVAYAETETLLWSAPQTASATAPGYVSATASNRARIRVQVAGLLRGIIEAHFEEAIPAGTTVSIRYQGQVQGIAGEIDARYQSRASASQPWATPARVPRITVRPARAELVSVSYPSDIVRDAPFALTVVALDRYGNLATDFAGTLQLQSTDSAAAIPPAVTFRAADRGRVVIPDAVFRTRGFQKVMATPSSTIATAFKYAMVGDSAPAMLHLFGDTHFHSGTGAQSQGFFTNATGTDVNTTGTGTFKALNLAGDHRANFTRAADAYTYARDVMHLDFASTAEHSAPLLTPAAWSASQDVSDAFNVPGRFTTFYGFEWTPDLNHYVVMYKSRAGQPIGHDSLPDFPSLARALELQDVPVLAIPHVSWPFGNHNIWQDSAGRAFRRIGEMYSLWNSRHLVQPDDEPQLFELDAANRWSYQYAWTRGLRLGVIAASDNHLGHPGANNSSVYVRHSGGLAGVLARSNDREHLWQSLTGRATYATTGTQIYLDFASDGHVMGSEYQSTTPPRLTGRIAGTNRLALVEVVRLNAGRYATVFSATPDRETFAFDLVDTTVVGPAMYYLRVRQVEEYPGRLYSHSTAEMAWSSPIWIDVPR
- the kynA gene encoding tryptophan 2,3-dioxygenase, whose amino-acid sequence is MGVDEGEMIVVSEGAKLDFSKDMTYGDYLQIDAVLNAQHPLSPDHNEMLFIIQHQTSELWMKLMLHELSAAVRCIASDDLGSAFKMLARVSKIMEQLVHAWDVLATMTPPEYSAIRPYLSNSSGFQSWQYRCIEFMMGNKNAAMLRPHAHRADLLAKVEAAWRAPSLYDESLRLLARRGIPVPASHTERDWTKRYQSSDEVEQAWLVVYRDPKQHWDLYQLGEELTDLEDAFRLWRFRHVTTVERVIGFKRGTGGTSGVGYLRKMLDTVLFPEIWKLRTDL